From Marinobacterium sp. LSUCC0821, a single genomic window includes:
- a CDS encoding AEC family transporter, with translation MNNLSFSLFVIFAGLSSGYSLRQVVNQGYVTLPFSLTSLAKWGRNIGITAIIPLAFLLAIWVTSLSDHRLFLMPFIGLATLVFGGICGYLIGVYNKSSDRDKAVLFCSTSFTNIGAVGSLVCYLFLGEAGFALVTFYRFFEEVYYFTVGYPVTQMIGDAGNQRKEPILQMLLRILKQPFLQAILLALTIGVSLNLLNVERPAQLGVVNNYLIPCGAFILLFSVGLGLRFSSIKDYLKLSVHVATVRATVVPLFAVSLAWALGLGEIDNGLALGVVLILSAMPTAVNAIVATSVYDLDIDLANSAWAVSTASMAIVLPCIYLLIHLLGFGV, from the coding sequence ATGAACAATCTGTCGTTTTCGCTATTCGTCATCTTTGCCGGATTAAGCTCGGGCTATTCATTGCGTCAGGTTGTTAATCAGGGCTACGTTACACTCCCCTTTTCTCTAACTAGCTTGGCGAAGTGGGGGCGAAATATCGGTATCACCGCTATCATTCCACTGGCATTTCTACTCGCTATTTGGGTCACAAGCCTCTCTGATCATCGACTCTTTTTGATGCCATTTATCGGGCTTGCAACGCTCGTTTTTGGAGGTATCTGCGGTTACCTCATTGGCGTCTATAACAAGAGCAGTGATCGTGACAAAGCAGTGCTCTTCTGCTCAACCAGCTTCACCAATATCGGAGCTGTGGGCTCCTTAGTCTGCTACCTATTTCTTGGCGAAGCGGGCTTTGCTCTGGTTACCTTCTACCGATTCTTTGAGGAGGTTTACTACTTCACGGTCGGCTACCCTGTCACACAGATGATTGGCGATGCCGGGAACCAACGTAAAGAGCCGATACTTCAAATGTTACTACGCATTTTGAAGCAGCCCTTTCTACAGGCAATCCTCTTAGCACTCACCATTGGGGTATCGCTGAACCTATTGAACGTCGAACGACCTGCGCAACTGGGCGTTGTGAACAACTACCTGATCCCCTGTGGCGCCTTTATTCTGCTCTTCTCAGTTGGGCTGGGTCTGCGCTTTAGTAGCATTAAAGATTATCTAAAACTCTCGGTTCATGTCGCGACAGTTCGCGCAACGGTTGTGCCACTCTTCGCCGTATCGCTGGCCTGGGCACTAGGTTTAGGTGAGATAGATAACGGCTTAGCCTTAGGGGTGGTGTTGATACTGAGTGCGATGCCAACCGCGGTGAACGCGATTGTTGCGACCTCAGTCTATGACTTAGATATCGATTTAGCGAACTCTGCTTGGGCAGTCTCTACCGCCTCTATGGCTATCGTACTGCCCTGTATCTATCTGCTGATCCATCTACTCGGGTTTGGAGTTTAA